Proteins from one Bradyrhizobium roseum genomic window:
- a CDS encoding type III PLP-dependent enzyme, producing MTERIQEFLRNRRSEGQDTEPCLVVDLEVVRDNYATFAKALPDSRVFYAVKANPAPEVLSLLASMGSCFDTATVAEIEMALAAGATPDRISYGNTIKKERDIARAFALGIRLFAVDCSAEVEKIARAAPGAKVFCRILYDCAGAEWPLSRKFGCDPEMAVEVLDLAKRLGLEPCGISFHVGSQQRKVKAWDRALAMASTVFRDCAERGISLSMVNMGGGFPTRYLKDVPPVVQYGRSIFRALRKHFGNQIPETIIEPGRGMVGNAGIIETEVVLISRKSDEDEVRWVYLDIGKFGGLAETMDESIRYAIRTPHDGAEMTPCVLAGPTCDSADVLYEKLPYPLPVTLEIGDKLLIEGTGAYTSTYSSVAFNGIPPLRTYHI from the coding sequence ATGACCGAACGTATTCAGGAATTTCTGCGCAACCGCCGCAGCGAGGGCCAGGACACCGAGCCGTGCCTCGTCGTCGACCTCGAAGTCGTGCGCGACAACTACGCGACCTTTGCGAAGGCGTTGCCGGACAGCCGCGTGTTCTACGCGGTGAAGGCAAACCCGGCGCCGGAAGTGCTGTCGCTGCTCGCCTCCATGGGCTCCTGCTTTGACACTGCAACCGTCGCCGAGATCGAAATGGCGCTGGCTGCCGGTGCGACGCCGGACCGCATCTCGTATGGCAATACGATCAAGAAGGAGCGCGACATCGCGCGCGCCTTCGCGCTCGGCATTCGCCTGTTCGCGGTCGACTGCTCAGCAGAGGTCGAGAAGATCGCCCGTGCCGCCCCCGGCGCAAAGGTGTTCTGCCGCATTCTCTACGACTGCGCAGGCGCCGAGTGGCCGCTGTCGCGCAAGTTCGGCTGCGATCCGGAGATGGCGGTCGAGGTGCTCGACCTCGCCAAGCGTCTGGGCCTGGAGCCGTGCGGCATTTCGTTCCACGTCGGCTCGCAGCAGCGCAAGGTGAAGGCGTGGGACCGCGCGCTGGCGATGGCCTCGACGGTGTTCCGCGACTGCGCGGAGCGCGGGATCAGCCTGTCCATGGTCAACATGGGCGGCGGCTTCCCGACCCGCTACCTCAAGGACGTTCCTCCGGTCGTGCAGTACGGCCGGTCGATCTTCCGTGCGCTGCGCAAGCACTTCGGCAACCAGATCCCGGAAACCATCATCGAGCCGGGCCGCGGCATGGTCGGAAATGCCGGCATCATCGAGACCGAAGTCGTCCTGATCTCCAGGAAGAGCGACGAGGACGAGGTGCGCTGGGTGTATCTCGACATCGGCAAGTTCGGCGGTCTCGCCGAGACGATGGACGAGTCGATCCGTTACGCCATCCGCACCCCGCATGACGGTGCGGAGATGACGCCGTGCGTGCTTGCAGGACCGACCTGCGACAGCGCCGACGTGCTGTACGAGAAGCTGCCGTATCCGCTTCCGGTAACGCTCGAGATCGGCGACAAGCTGCTGATCGAAGGCACCGGGGCCTATACGTCGACCTACTCGTCGGTGGCGTTCAACGGCATCCCGCCGCTGCGGACCTACCACATCTGA
- a CDS encoding GNAT family N-acetyltransferase yields MTALRNTTAALISDAAPFAIRAERASDVAAREALLDACFGDNRHMRTCQRLREGRAPAEGLALSAVRQGRVIGSVRLWHVSAGGQPALMLGPLAVEASCRQLGVGAALMEQAIAAAKARGHRAVILLGDAPYYARFGFSTAKTGELVLPGAFERDRLLGLELGEGGLDGAWGMIAATGAPLKSKASRARKALLVPHAA; encoded by the coding sequence ATGACTGCTTTGCGGAACACCACTGCTGCCCTCATCTCCGATGCCGCGCCGTTCGCGATCCGTGCGGAACGAGCCTCGGACGTCGCTGCGCGCGAGGCGCTGCTGGATGCCTGCTTTGGCGACAACCGCCATATGCGCACCTGCCAGCGCCTGCGCGAAGGACGCGCGCCCGCCGAAGGCCTTGCCTTGTCGGCCGTGCGCCAGGGCCGCGTGATCGGATCCGTGCGGTTGTGGCACGTCAGCGCCGGGGGCCAGCCAGCGCTCATGCTCGGCCCTCTGGCGGTGGAGGCCTCCTGTCGCCAGCTCGGCGTCGGGGCCGCGCTGATGGAGCAGGCGATCGCGGCGGCGAAAGCGCGCGGCCATCGCGCGGTCATCCTGCTGGGCGACGCGCCCTATTACGCCCGCTTCGGCTTCTCGACCGCCAAGACTGGCGAACTGGTACTGCCGGGCGCGTTCGAACGCGACCGGCTGCTCGGCCTCGAACTTGGCGAAGGCGGACTCGATGGCGCCTGGGGCATGATCGCCGCGACCGGTGCGCCGCTCAAATCGAAGGCTTCGCGGGCTCGCAAGGCGCTGCTCGTGCCGCATGCGGCTTAG
- a CDS encoding RidA family protein: protein MPRRLISTGSPFEKTAGYSRAVIDGDFAFVAGTTGYDYTTMVIPADVTSQARNCFRNIEAALKEGGFAMADIVRATYYITDLADADAFFAVCGEVFGEIRPATTLLVVAGLYKPEMKIEIEVTAKRRTA, encoded by the coding sequence ATGCCACGTCGCCTGATTTCCACCGGCTCACCGTTCGAGAAGACCGCCGGCTACAGCCGCGCCGTCATCGACGGCGATTTCGCCTTCGTCGCCGGCACCACCGGCTACGATTACACCACCATGGTCATTCCGGCCGATGTCACAAGCCAGGCACGCAACTGCTTTAGGAACATCGAGGCCGCCCTCAAGGAGGGTGGCTTCGCGATGGCCGATATCGTCCGCGCGACCTACTACATCACCGACCTCGCGGATGCGGACGCGTTCTTCGCGGTCTGCGGCGAGGTGTTCGGCGAAATTCGCCCGGCCACAACGCTCCTTGTCGTCGCGGGCCTCTACAAGCCTGAGATGAAGATCGAGATTGAAGTGACCGCCAAGCGCCGCACCGCCTGA
- a CDS encoding homospermidine synthase, with protein sequence MSPASQIYAKISGPIVMVGFGSIGKGTLPLIERHLDYDKSRVTVIDPKDEGRKAHCEKHNVRFIQKGVTKDNYRELLTPLLTEGGGQGFCVNLSVDTGSTDIMELCNELGALYIDTVNEPWLGFYFDASKGPEARSNYALREATLAAKKARPAGSTTAVSCCGANPGMVSFFVKQALLNVAADLKLNAPKPKTKAEWADLMRQAGIKGIHIAERDTQRSKSPKEPDVFVNTWSVEGFLSEGVQPSELGWGTHEKWMPENARTHQAGCGAAIYLMQPGANTRVRTWCPTRGAQYGFLVTHNESISIADYFTVRDASGTAVYRPTCHYAYHPADDAVLSLHEMFGRAAKMQEKHHILDENEIVDGIDELGVLLFGHDNNAYWFGSQLSIEETRRLAPYQNATGLQVTSAVLGGMVWALENPNEGIVEADEMDFDRLLEIQMPYLGPVKGYYTDWTPLTDRPGLFPEDIDTSDPWQFRNVLVR encoded by the coding sequence ATGAGCCCCGCCTCGCAGATCTACGCGAAAATTTCCGGCCCCATCGTGATGGTCGGCTTCGGCTCCATCGGCAAAGGCACGCTGCCGCTGATCGAGCGGCATCTCGACTACGACAAGTCGCGCGTCACCGTGATCGATCCGAAGGACGAGGGCCGCAAGGCGCATTGCGAGAAGCACAATGTACGCTTCATCCAGAAGGGCGTGACCAAAGACAATTATCGCGAGTTGCTGACCCCGCTGCTCACCGAAGGCGGCGGCCAGGGCTTTTGCGTCAATCTCTCGGTCGATACCGGCTCTACCGACATCATGGAGCTCTGCAACGAGCTTGGCGCGCTTTATATCGACACCGTCAACGAGCCCTGGCTCGGCTTCTATTTCGATGCTTCGAAGGGCCCGGAAGCGCGCTCCAACTACGCGCTTCGCGAAGCGACGCTGGCCGCCAAGAAGGCGCGTCCCGCCGGTTCGACGACGGCCGTCTCCTGCTGTGGCGCCAATCCCGGCATGGTCTCGTTTTTCGTCAAACAGGCGCTGCTCAATGTTGCCGCCGATCTGAAGCTCAATGCCCCCAAGCCGAAGACCAAGGCCGAATGGGCGGACCTGATGCGGCAGGCTGGCATCAAAGGCATCCACATCGCCGAACGCGACACCCAGCGCTCCAAATCGCCGAAAGAGCCTGATGTCTTCGTCAATACCTGGTCGGTGGAAGGTTTCCTGTCGGAAGGCGTGCAGCCGTCCGAACTCGGCTGGGGCACCCATGAAAAATGGATGCCCGAGAATGCGCGGACCCACCAAGCCGGCTGCGGCGCCGCCATCTATCTGATGCAGCCCGGCGCCAACACGCGCGTGCGCACCTGGTGCCCGACCCGCGGCGCGCAGTATGGCTTCCTCGTCACCCACAACGAGTCGATCTCGATCGCCGATTATTTCACGGTGCGCGACGCCTCGGGCACGGCGGTCTACCGGCCGACCTGCCACTACGCCTATCATCCGGCCGACGATGCCGTGCTGTCGCTGCATGAAATGTTCGGCCGCGCCGCCAAGATGCAGGAAAAGCACCACATCCTCGATGAGAACGAAATCGTCGACGGCATCGACGAACTCGGCGTGCTGCTGTTCGGCCACGACAACAATGCCTACTGGTTCGGCTCGCAGCTCTCCATCGAAGAGACCCGCCGGCTTGCGCCCTATCAGAACGCCACCGGCCTGCAGGTGACTTCAGCGGTGCTTGGCGGCATGGTGTGGGCGCTGGAAAACCCGAACGAAGGCATCGTCGAAGCCGACGAGATGGATTTCGATCGCCTGCTGGAAATCCAGATGCCATATCTCGGCCCGGTGAAAGGCTATTACACCGACTGGACGCCGCTGACGGATCGTCCGGGCCTGTTCCCAGAGGACATCGACACGTCGGATCCCTGGCAGTTCAGGAACGTGCTGGTGCGATAA
- a CDS encoding acetoacetate decarboxylase — protein MKIDDVRRTAYSMPLTNPSFPPGPYRFFNREYFIITYRTDPEALAAVVPEPLEVAEPIVKYEFIRMPDSTGFGDYTETGQVIPVRFKGEEGVYVHSMYLDDEGPIAGGRELWGFPKKLASPKIAVESDVLVGTLHYGSVLCASATMGYKHRAVDHDAVLKSMQAPNFMLKIIPHVDGSPRICELVRYYLEDITLKEAWTGPAALGLFPHALADVARLPVREVVSALHCKADLTLGLGTVAFDYLKT, from the coding sequence ATGAAGATCGACGACGTCAGGCGAACCGCCTATTCGATGCCGCTGACCAACCCGTCGTTTCCGCCCGGGCCCTATCGCTTCTTCAACCGCGAATATTTCATCATCACCTATCGCACCGATCCCGAGGCGCTCGCCGCTGTGGTGCCGGAGCCGTTGGAAGTCGCCGAGCCGATCGTCAAATACGAATTCATCCGCATGCCCGACTCGACCGGCTTCGGCGATTACACCGAAACCGGCCAGGTGATCCCGGTTCGATTCAAGGGCGAGGAGGGTGTCTACGTTCATTCGATGTATCTGGACGACGAGGGCCCGATCGCCGGCGGCCGCGAGCTCTGGGGCTTTCCGAAGAAACTGGCGTCGCCCAAGATCGCCGTGGAGAGTGACGTGTTGGTGGGCACGCTACATTACGGCTCGGTGCTGTGCGCCTCCGCCACCATGGGCTACAAGCACCGCGCCGTCGATCATGATGCGGTGCTGAAGTCGATGCAGGCGCCGAACTTCATGCTCAAGATCATCCCGCATGTCGATGGCAGCCCGCGGATCTGCGAACTGGTGCGCTATTATCTGGAAGACATCACGCTGAAGGAAGCCTGGACCGGCCCCGCCGCGCTCGGCCTGTTTCCGCACGCGCTCGCGGACGTGGCGCGGCTGCCGGTGCGCGAGGTGGTCTCCGCGCTGCATTGCAAGGCGGATCTGACGTTGGGGCTGGGGACGGTGGCGTTCGATTATCTGAAGACGTGA
- a CDS encoding ABC transporter ATP-binding protein gives MALSLAIEGLDAGYGAVKALRGVTLNVEAGETVALLGTNGNGKSTLMKCIMGLVRPDRGRLALSIDGAVHDLAKLSPEAIVDLGVALVPEGRRLFPKLTVTENLMLGAFRKVARGAIQQNLALVFETFPVLKERRSQLAGTMSGGQQQMLAIARALMSSPRLLLIDEPSVGLSPLLVSQTITKIGELKARVGLTVLMAEQNFNQAIRIADRGYIIVHGEIAVAAQSVDELKANDIVKRLYLGGVA, from the coding sequence TTGGCACTTAGCCTCGCCATCGAGGGTCTCGATGCCGGTTACGGCGCGGTCAAGGCGCTGCGCGGCGTGACGCTGAATGTCGAGGCCGGTGAGACCGTGGCCTTGCTCGGCACCAACGGCAACGGCAAGAGCACGCTGATGAAGTGCATCATGGGCCTGGTCCGCCCGGATCGCGGCCGGCTTGCGCTTTCGATCGACGGCGCGGTGCACGATCTTGCAAAACTCTCGCCCGAGGCGATCGTCGACCTCGGCGTCGCGCTGGTGCCGGAGGGAAGGCGGCTGTTTCCCAAGCTGACGGTGACGGAAAACCTGATGCTCGGCGCTTTCCGGAAAGTGGCCCGTGGCGCCATCCAGCAAAATCTCGCGCTGGTGTTCGAGACGTTCCCGGTGCTGAAAGAGCGCCGCAGTCAGCTTGCCGGCACCATGTCCGGCGGACAGCAGCAGATGCTGGCGATTGCCCGCGCGCTGATGTCCTCGCCGCGGCTGCTGTTGATCGACGAACCGTCGGTCGGGCTGTCGCCGCTGTTGGTGTCGCAGACGATTACCAAGATCGGCGAACTCAAGGCGCGCGTAGGATTGACGGTGCTGATGGCCGAGCAGAACTTCAACCAGGCGATCCGGATCGCCGACCGCGGCTACATCATCGTGCACGGCGAGATCGCGGTGGCGGCGCAGTCGGTCGACGAGTTGAAGGCCAACGATATCGTCAAGCGGCTCTATCTCGGCGGCGTCGCCTAA
- a CDS encoding ABC transporter ATP-binding protein: MTVTDAPLLQVETLTKTFGGFTALDNISVDIRKGERFGLIGPNGSGKTTLINCISGALRPQTGSVVFCGEDITQLPPHLRARRGIARSFQIPRPFKSMTVLENLMVGLDFANVDSSLPEEDVAMSILTRMGLAAKAYAPSDTLSQVELRKMELARAMAMRPKLLISDEAMAGLSHSEVDEVLDLLISLGEEDITIIMIEHIMQAVMRFSERVMCLDAGRIIAIGAPDEVMANKRVQEAYLGT; the protein is encoded by the coding sequence ATGACAGTGACGGACGCGCCCCTGCTGCAGGTCGAAACCTTGACCAAAACATTCGGCGGCTTCACCGCGCTCGACAATATCAGCGTCGACATCAGGAAGGGCGAGCGCTTCGGCCTTATTGGACCGAATGGATCCGGCAAGACCACGCTGATCAACTGCATTTCCGGCGCGTTGCGTCCGCAGACGGGCAGCGTGGTATTTTGCGGCGAGGACATCACCCAATTGCCGCCGCACTTGCGCGCGCGTCGTGGCATCGCCCGGTCTTTCCAGATCCCACGGCCGTTCAAGAGCATGACGGTGCTGGAAAACCTGATGGTCGGGCTCGACTTTGCCAATGTCGATTCATCTCTCCCGGAAGAAGACGTCGCAATGTCCATCCTGACGCGGATGGGGCTCGCCGCAAAGGCCTATGCCCCAAGCGACACGCTAAGCCAGGTGGAGTTGCGCAAGATGGAGCTGGCGCGCGCGATGGCGATGCGGCCGAAACTTCTGATTTCGGACGAGGCCATGGCGGGCCTTTCCCATTCCGAGGTCGACGAAGTGCTCGATCTCCTGATCAGCCTCGGCGAGGAGGACATCACCATCATCATGATCGAGCACATCATGCAGGCGGTGATGCGTTTTTCCGAACGGGTGATGTGCCTCGACGCCGGCAGGATCATCGCGATCGGCGCGCCCGATGAGGTGATGGCCAACAAGCGGGTGCAGGAGGCCTATCTTGGCACTTAG
- a CDS encoding branched-chain amino acid ABC transporter permease gives MNKRSHSIAFWAGVAVFLVAVLAMTQIVRNEYPFFAGYVILQFIALAVAWSILGGYAGYVNFGTNAFFGVGVYTAVSLFKATGAPLVVQIAVAGLIGMLLGFAVGLLTLRMRGIFFSIATIALAIIIETCVMNWRFVGGAAGIQLQRPPVMAPFDSYVKMLFFVQAVLAVIAVVISRYIQNSRIGRGLQALRDDELAAECTGVPTLKLKLVACMISGALISAAGAPAAMYLQYADPSSAFNLNYSVSALAMALIGGTAHWIGPVLGAILLGSTQQLLAVTISSEVNVLVLGIMLVLFVVGAPKGIIGLLRPRYRLRAGGKP, from the coding sequence ATGAACAAGCGCAGCCACAGCATCGCATTCTGGGCCGGCGTGGCCGTCTTTCTCGTCGCCGTGCTGGCGATGACCCAGATCGTCCGCAACGAATATCCGTTCTTTGCGGGCTACGTCATCCTGCAATTCATCGCGCTCGCGGTCGCCTGGAGCATCCTCGGTGGCTATGCCGGCTACGTCAATTTCGGCACCAACGCGTTTTTCGGCGTCGGCGTTTATACGGCGGTCTCGCTGTTCAAGGCGACGGGCGCGCCGCTGGTGGTGCAGATCGCGGTCGCCGGCCTCATCGGCATGCTGCTCGGCTTCGCGGTCGGCCTGTTGACGTTGCGGATGCGCGGCATCTTCTTTTCGATCGCGACCATCGCGCTCGCCATCATCATCGAGACCTGCGTGATGAACTGGCGATTCGTCGGCGGTGCGGCAGGCATCCAGCTCCAGCGGCCGCCGGTGATGGCGCCGTTCGACAGTTACGTGAAGATGCTGTTCTTCGTGCAGGCCGTGCTCGCGGTCATTGCCGTTGTGATCTCGCGCTACATCCAGAACTCCCGGATCGGGCGCGGCCTGCAGGCGCTGCGCGACGACGAACTCGCTGCCGAATGCACGGGGGTGCCGACGCTGAAGCTGAAGCTGGTCGCCTGCATGATATCGGGCGCGCTGATTTCGGCGGCCGGTGCGCCCGCCGCCATGTACCTGCAATACGCCGATCCTTCCTCGGCGTTCAATCTGAACTATTCGGTGTCGGCGCTGGCGATGGCGCTGATCGGTGGCACCGCGCACTGGATCGGCCCGGTACTCGGTGCCATCCTGCTCGGCTCGACGCAGCAGCTTCTCGCCGTGACCATCTCGTCTGAGGTCAACGTGCTGGTGCTCGGCATCATGCTGGTGCTGTTCGTGGTCGGCGCGCCCAAGGGCATCATCGGGCTATTGCGGCCGCGCTACCGCCTGCGCGCGGGAGGCAAGCCATGA
- a CDS encoding branched-chain amino acid ABC transporter permease, whose product MDLLLGAVVLGVLLGCFYAAVSVGLSVSFGLLDVPHVAHPAFLVLASYGVYQLNESYDIDPLLAGLIITPLFFLFGLLAYRVYYETFERRGSDAGVRGIAFFFGIAFIIEVLIIMQFGVDQRSVTATYIGKSWRFGEFRIPIRQLVAFAVALGLTVLLAVYLSKTFMGRAIRAVAQDEEALRLMGANPVRIKQFAFGIATAVLGIAGALLIIVAPVEPTLDRAYIGRTFCVVVMAGLGSISGTLIAAIILGVAESIVLTMFGASWAPAISFAMLLGVLAVRPQGLLGR is encoded by the coding sequence ATGGACCTGCTGCTTGGCGCAGTGGTGCTTGGGGTGCTGCTCGGCTGCTTCTATGCGGCCGTCAGCGTCGGGCTGTCCGTTTCGTTCGGGCTGCTCGACGTCCCCCACGTCGCGCATCCGGCCTTCCTGGTGCTCGCGTCCTATGGCGTGTACCAGCTCAACGAAAGCTACGACATCGATCCGCTGCTGGCGGGCCTGATCATCACCCCGCTGTTTTTCCTGTTCGGCCTCCTCGCCTACCGCGTCTATTACGAGACCTTCGAGCGGCGCGGCAGCGACGCCGGGGTGCGCGGCATCGCGTTCTTCTTCGGCATCGCCTTCATCATCGAAGTGCTGATCATCATGCAGTTCGGCGTCGACCAGCGCTCGGTGACCGCGACCTATATCGGCAAATCCTGGCGGTTCGGCGAGTTCCGGATCCCGATCCGGCAGCTGGTGGCGTTCGCGGTGGCGCTGGGGCTGACGGTGCTGCTCGCGGTGTATCTGTCGAAAACCTTCATGGGCCGCGCGATCCGCGCGGTGGCGCAGGACGAAGAGGCGCTGCGGCTGATGGGCGCCAACCCGGTCCGCATCAAGCAGTTCGCCTTCGGGATCGCCACCGCCGTGCTCGGAATCGCCGGCGCGCTCCTGATCATCGTCGCGCCGGTGGAGCCGACACTCGACCGCGCCTATATCGGGCGCACCTTCTGCGTCGTCGTCATGGCCGGGCTCGGCAGCATCAGCGGCACGCTGATCGCGGCCATCATCCTCGGTGTTGCCGAATCGATCGTGCTGACGATGTTCGGCGCCTCCTGGGCGCCGGCGATCTCGTTCGCGATGCTGCTCGGCGTCCTCGCCGTCCGGCCGCAAGGTCTGCTCGGCCGATGA
- a CDS encoding amino acid ABC transporter substrate-binding protein: protein MKRRTFLGGAMAAAVAGRATGALAQQPPIKIGMSMPQTGGLAGGGKASLLGIEIWRDDINAKGGLLGRKVELIVYDDKSSASETPAIYSKLVDVDKVDLLFAPYATVPTAPIMPFVKQRGLLLMGNFSFQVNSKVGHDMWFNNAPWGPADSWASSFIDLAQKAGGKNMALLAADQEFAQNLALTARDVAKKRNLPVVFDQSYPPNTVEFASIIRALKATKPDIVYVASYPPDSAGILRAVNEIGIGDDVKVFGGGMVGLQFAAVMSNLGSLLNGVVNYNTWLPEQSMYHAGTKEFFEVYTKRAVEAKVDPLGYYLAPYGYATGQMIEAAVNATKSLDQKGLAKYLRENEHKTIVGPIVFAADGEWKESATVQAQFRGVVDKDVEQFRKPGKQVILYPDKLKTGTLISPFEAARK from the coding sequence ATGAAACGCAGGACATTTCTCGGCGGCGCGATGGCCGCGGCGGTCGCAGGGCGGGCTACAGGCGCGCTCGCACAACAACCGCCGATCAAGATCGGCATGTCGATGCCGCAGACCGGCGGGCTTGCCGGCGGCGGCAAGGCTTCGCTGCTCGGGATCGAAATCTGGCGCGACGATATCAATGCCAAGGGCGGCCTGCTCGGCCGCAAGGTCGAGCTGATCGTCTACGACGACAAGTCGAGCGCCTCGGAGACGCCGGCGATCTACTCCAAGCTGGTCGATGTCGACAAGGTCGATCTGCTGTTCGCGCCCTATGCGACGGTGCCGACCGCGCCGATCATGCCGTTCGTCAAGCAGCGCGGCTTGCTGTTGATGGGCAATTTCTCGTTCCAGGTGAACAGCAAGGTCGGCCACGACATGTGGTTCAATAACGCGCCGTGGGGGCCGGCGGACAGTTGGGCCTCGTCGTTCATCGACCTGGCGCAGAAGGCCGGCGGCAAGAACATGGCGCTGCTCGCGGCCGACCAGGAGTTCGCCCAGAACCTGGCGCTGACGGCCCGCGATGTCGCCAAGAAGCGCAACCTCCCCGTCGTGTTCGATCAGTCCTATCCGCCGAACACGGTCGAGTTTGCGTCCATCATTCGCGCGCTCAAGGCGACCAAGCCCGATATCGTCTACGTCGCGTCCTATCCGCCGGATTCGGCCGGCATCTTGCGTGCCGTGAACGAGATCGGCATCGGCGACGACGTCAAGGTCTTTGGCGGCGGCATGGTCGGCCTGCAGTTCGCGGCCGTGATGTCGAATCTCGGTTCGCTGCTCAACGGCGTCGTCAACTACAACACCTGGCTGCCGGAACAGAGCATGTATCACGCCGGCACCAAGGAGTTTTTCGAGGTCTACACCAAGCGCGCCGTCGAAGCGAAGGTCGACCCGCTCGGCTATTATCTGGCGCCATACGGTTACGCCACCGGGCAGATGATCGAGGCGGCGGTCAACGCGACCAAGTCGCTCGACCAGAAGGGCCTCGCAAAGTATTTGCGGGAGAACGAGCACAAGACCATCGTCGGCCCGATCGTGTTCGCGGCAGACGGCGAGTGGAAAGAAAGCGCAACGGTGCAGGCGCAGTTCCGGGGTGTGGTCGACAAGGATGTCGAACAATTTCGGAAGCCGGGCAAACAGGTGATCCTGTACCCCGACAAATTGAAGACCGGCACGCTCATCAGTCCCTTCGAGGCAGCCCGGAAGTAG